From Cytophagales bacterium:
AATATTTGAAACCACTGGTTCGGAGAATTGGAAAGGTCTGCTTGTTGCTGCGAAGAAGTTATACGAAGCGGAACAGGTGAAAGCCGATGACAATGAACTTGAGCACTGTTTGCTGTGCCACCAAGAGCTCACAGACAAGGAGAAACAACTGTTTAAGGATTATTGGGCATTCTTGGGAAGTACAGCAGAGGCAGAGTTGAGAAACGCATTAGGAAAACTCACGGAACTTCAACAAGTGTTGCAAACCCTTCGATTGAAGCTACCTGAAACAAATGATGAGCAACCTGCAATAAAAATACTGTTGGAAACGGAAGATGCATTTGTTTCTGAGGTAAGAACTGGAATAGAAAAGCTGGGCGAAATATTTAAAAGTTGGGATGACGAGATTGGGAAACTAGAACCTATAAGCAATGAACATGGACCGGAGCTAAATTTGGAGACTATTGACAATCTGGTTGCAGCCAAAAAGGACGAAGAAGGAAAGTTGAAAGACCCAACTGATGACATTGAAAAACTGAAAGGGAAAATCGTGGAGTTGCAGCATAAGAAGATAACCCTCAAAATACAGGAGCAAATACTGCAATATGCTGCTTGGTTATCATGGAATGACAAGGCAAGTGCTACAAAAATTCCAAAAGCGATGTACACTGGCACAAGAACGGAGTTCTTTAATCAAATTGTTACCGAAGAATTTACGAGAATATTTAACAAAGAATGCAAGAACCTGGATAGTGAGGTTGGTCTTGAGATTGAATCGCACGGTGAACATGGAGATACGGTTATTGGTTTGCAATTGGGATTCGCTAAAAACGTCAAACCAACAGAAGTGTTAAGCGAAGGTGAACAAAAAGTATGTGCTCTTGCTGACTTTCTGAGTGAAGTGCAGTTGGATAAAAACAACTGTGGAATTATTTTCGATGACCCAGTTACCTCTTTGGACCATGATAGGAAAGATGTAATTGCTGAACGGTTGGTAAAAGAAGCCAAGAAACGGCAAGTAATAATCTTAACCCATGACATCGTTTTTATGAGCATGCTTGCTCGACATGCAGTCGAGAACTCCGTGGAGTTTTTCGGACATTGGATTAAGAAACTGCTGGATGGGACGCCTGGAGTTATTGAGCATCACCGGAATCCTAAGTTGTCCAATTTGGTAAGTTTGAAGAAGGATGCTGATGAGGCAGTCGAAGGATATACTGAATTAGGAGAAAAAGAAAAGGAGAAGGCATTAGGTGTTTCACTTGACTATTTGAGAAGTGCTTGTGAAGCAATGGTTAGAGAAATATTATTCGCTGGCGCGATGAAAAGATATGATGACCATATTCGCGTGCAAAATATAGAAGAAATGCCATTCGATAAGGAGCTCGCATTGCAGCTTGTAAGTTTGCACGGCAATATTTCTGAGCAAGCTTTGATGCATGACAGGAGTGATGAAGTGCGCGGAAAACTCCCTGGAATGGAAGAATGGAACAAAATTCGGAAAGAGTTTGAAGAATTGGAGCGTAAACCAAAAGCTGTTAGAAAAGAAGCGCGAAAAGAAAGAGAGGAACGTGGAAAGAAATTAGCCGAAGAAAGTCAAGGATGGCTATAATGCAATAGCGGAAGGAAAGTTCCAAAATAGCGAAACCGCTAATAAGCCGCTGGCTGTGCGTTGGGCAGCAGGTTTTTCCATTTCTAAGTCGCTTTTGCCCTAAATGTTTTTTTTCAAATTTAATACTCCGAATGGTTGTTGTTTGATAGAGGTATTAAACTGCAATAAACGGTTAATAACACGTGAAAAAAACATTTAGTTTATAGGCAAACAGGCGAAGAAATGGGATAAAAAAACCTGTATATTTATGCCGTAATTGATTTTTAAGTGTTTATTGAATGGAAACGATAATTAAATACGCAGAATACCTTGTTAAGCTGGAATTCCTGCCTACGTTTTACTTCGGCAGGCAGGTATGAAAGCCCGGTACGAGGTTTTCGTAAATGAAAGCGGGGGTAGGGGAGTGGACTTTATAATAAGGGCCAAATCAGGAAATAACATTTGAAAATTGTATTTTTGTAATATGGATAATACAATAATATATTAGATTGGGTACGGCAATAAGAATATTAACGATTTTATAAATGAAATGAAGGAACAAGAGGAGATATTAACTAAAAGTAAATAACATCCGATTTTTTACGATTTTCACTTTAAAGTAAAATGTATTATCTTTGCAAATCCTATGGGTAGATGAAATATAAGCTGGTAAAATTGAGTAATTTCAGTGGAGAAGAGGCTTCTATATACTCTGTTTACATGGAGGACTTGAAGAAAACATTATTTGATGTATTTTTGGAAGAAAACAAAAATTCATTTAAAAGTGAACTAAAAGACATTTTACAACGTATTAAAGTCATTGGAAGCAAAACCGGAGCAAGAGAACAATTTTTTAAACTGAATGAAGGCAAACCTGGGGATGGTGTTTGTGCTTTATATGATGATGACAGGAACCTACGTTTATATTGTATCAGATATGCTAAACAGCTTGTAATAATAGGTGGTGGTGGCGAAAAATCAGTTCAGGTATTACAAGACGATGAAAAACTAAAAGAAGAAAACTATTTATTAAGAGAAATATCAAAAATAATAACTGAAAGAATTAAAGAAGGTGAAATAAATTACACAAATGACTATAGGGATTTTGAAGGAAATTTAGAATTTAACACCGAAGATTATGAATAAAGCAGAAACATATACAAGCAAAATCTCAGAAGATTTTCTACAGG
This genomic window contains:
- a CDS encoding AAA family ATPase translates to MSEIIEVAAEAVEEPQQNPIIQWAESRPYWEKYIWKKCLENGDLTDTELGEAFKYFKMEYDLAEQEDLPELSLNGLVPPEDAEMDVIHLKEVKNCENVNAIPNDQCLQFGKQLTLVWGGNGSGKSGYGRLMANACFSRGKRIIHPNLKEENVSTEPATADIVIDDGTEDGNTVQYVDNGASAGDLKRFAVFDKESVPIRLDRSNSVHFTPGQLVVFDHVNSYIYAIEEKLKTERDALKKENPVENSFADTTSIVSKLLLDLTAEVTVEQIKELTAFPEDGDEQIAKLKEEREALRKLDVPAKKKTFAEEQQTLTRYKQALETVWKHLTDENVAVVNGLVKEVIDKNTLVEKLGVDKFDDGIFETTGSENWKGLLVAAKKLYEAEQVKADDNELEHCLLCHQELTDKEKQLFKDYWAFLGSTAEAELRNALGKLTELQQVLQTLRLKLPETNDEQPAIKILLETEDAFVSEVRTGIEKLGEIFKSWDDEIGKLEPISNEHGPELNLETIDNLVAAKKDEEGKLKDPTDDIEKLKGKIVELQHKKITLKIQEQILQYAAWLSWNDKASATKIPKAMYTGTRTEFFNQIVTEEFTRIFNKECKNLDSEVGLEIESHGEHGDTVIGLQLGFAKNVKPTEVLSEGEQKVCALADFLSEVQLDKNNCGIIFDDPVTSLDHDRKDVIAERLVKEAKKRQVIILTHDIVFMSMLARHAVENSVEFFGHWIKKLLDGTPGVIEHHRNPKLSNLVSLKKDADEAVEGYTELGEKEKEKALGVSLDYLRSACEAMVREILFAGAMKRYDDHIRVQNIEEMPFDKELALQLVSLHGNISEQALMHDRSDEVRGKLPGMEEWNKIRKEFEELERKPKAVRKEARKEREERGKKLAEESQGWL